The following proteins are co-located in the Acanthochromis polyacanthus isolate Apoly-LR-REF ecotype Palm Island chromosome 7, KAUST_Apoly_ChrSc, whole genome shotgun sequence genome:
- the LOC127534767 gene encoding UDP-glucuronosyltransferase 2C1-like: MHRPILVVLAALLCSAALVNGGKVLVFPVDGSHWLNMNVIVEELHSRGHEVTVMRPSDTWYIKADSPHYKSITLNAAGGFDHDNFGQFVKRTVEMRRQGASFWTRMALEIDLMKESNKIHRMVLLMMEEMFADDKLMQSLRDTKYDLVLTDPAIGGGVLLAHRLGLPLVFNVRWTIQGEGHQVIAPTPLSYVPVTGSELTDKMTFTERVKNMLIYVFTNLQIWYMVDPNYTPFVHRYFGPDVHYMELFQSADIWLMRNDFTFEWPRPTMPNVVYMSGFQCKPAKSLPKELEDFVQSSGEHGVIVMTLGTLVEKLPEDITEDIAAAFAQLPQKVIWRHKGKRPSTLGNNTLMLEWLPQNDLLGHPKTRVFVAHGGTNGMQEAIYHGVPLVGLPLMFDQSENFFRMKARGVAKVLDLATVNRDNFLEALKEVLYQPSYREKMKVLSSLHRDQPMKPLDRAMFWIEFVMRHKGAAHLRTESYKMSTIQYHSIDVAAFLLAVVLFIFAVFIAAVKFVWRRLFGRNKVKKE, translated from the coding sequence ATGCACCGACCTATCTTGGTGGTGCTTGCagcgctgctctgctctgcagcTTTGGTGAATGGAGGGAAGGTCTTGGTGTTCCCTGTAGATGGAAGTCATTGGCTCAACATGAACGTCATCGTCGAGGAACTTCACTCCAGAGGTCATGAAGTCACCGTGATGCGCCCGTCAGACACCTGGTACATCAAGGCAGATTCCCCTCACTACAAGTCCATCACGCTGAATGCTGCAGGTGGTTTCGATCATGACAATTTTGGCCAATTTGTAAAGAGAACGGTGGAGATGCGACGGCAAGGAGCGTCATTTTGGACTCGTATGGCTCTGGAGATTGACTTGATGAAAGAATCAAACAAGATCCACAGGATGGTGCTTCTAATGATGGAGGAAATGTTTGCTGATGACAAACTGATGCAGAGCCTCCGCGATACCAAGTATGATTTGGTCCTGACGGACCCTGCGATCGGTGGAGGAGTTCTTCTGGCTCACCGTTTGGGTCTTCCACTCGTCTTTAATGTGAGATGGACGATTCAGGGTGAAGGGCATCAAGTAATCGCACCTACTCCACTATCCTACGTCCCTGTAACCGGGTCAGAGTTGACTGACAAGATGACTTTCACCGAGCGGGTCAAGAACATGCTGATCTATGTTTTCACGAATTTACAGATTTGGTACATGGTAGACCCAAATTACACCCCGTTCGTCCATCGTTACTTCGGTCCGGATGTCCACTATATGGAGCTGTTCCAGTCAGCCGACATCTGGCTCATGAGGAATGACTTCACCTTCGAGTGGCCACGACCCACCATGCCCAACGTCGTCTACATGTCGGGATTCCAGTGTAAACCCGCCAAGTCCCTGCCCAAAGAACTGGAGGATTTCGTTCAGAGTTCTGGTGAACACGGAGTCATCGTGATGACACTGGGGACCTTGGTGGAAAAACTTCCAGAGGACATCACAGAGGACATCGCTGCTGCCTTCGCACAGCTTCCCCAGAAGGTGATCTGGAGGCACAAAGGCAAAAGACCGTCCACGCTGGGAAACAACACCTTAATGTTGGAATGGTTGCCCCAGAACGACCTCCTGGGTCACCCCAAAACCAGGGTGTTCGTGGCCCACGGAGGCACCAACGGCATGCAGGAGGCCATCTACCACGGCGTCCCCCTGGTGGGACTGCCGCTCATGTTCGACCAATCTGAAAACTTCTTCAGGATGAAAGCCAGAGGTGTGGCCAAAGTCCTGGACTTGGCGACGGTGAACAGAGACAACTTCCTGGAGGCGCTGAAGGAGGTCCTGTACCAACCGTCCTACAGGGAGAAGATGAAGGTTCTGTCCAGCCTGCACCGAGATCAGCCCATGAAGCCACTGGACCGGGCCATGTTCTGGATCGAGTTCGTCATGAGACACAAAGGAGCGGCCCACCTAAGGACAGAGTCTTACAAGATGTCCACGATCCAGTACCACTCCATCGATGTGGCGGCATTTCTGCTGGCAgttgttttgttcatatttgctgtttttattgctgCAGTCAAGTTTGTCTGGCGAAGGTTATTTGGCCGAAACAAAGTCAAAAAGGAATGA